In the genome of Vibrio ziniensis, the window ATCAACCACAGGGTAAAGTCCAAGTGATTGCTTATTCAATCTAGCAAATTGTATGCTTTGTACCGGAACAGATTGTTGCTCTATGGTTGGGAAATTTTCAAATTGTGTTGGCCATGTTTCACGTGAAACATTCATGGCTGCGCGGCTTAAAACAAGCGCATCTTCCAATGGAAAATCTAGAGCCAGACAGCTAACAACCCAAGCGAAATGGCGCCAAGACTCAACATCTGAATAAGCAGTCTTAGAGGATGCATACTGATCAACTAAATGCGTGTCTACACCTAAGTGCTGCCAGCAATCAACCAATCTACCTGACTGAATAACACCAATAGAAACTGAACTAGAGGAAATACTAGCGTTGGGCTCCACACCATATGAGAGATCCAAAAACGATTTTTGGGGTTCTTCATTATCTAGGTTGAAGAGATTGCTAAATATACGAGAAGTTTGCCTATCAACAAGTTCAATAAATTGAGTCGGGCTTACACCCAACTCAATATCGCTGATATAAAAGCCCTGCATTTGAGCGAGCAATAATACTTGTTGAACCTCTCCCGTGAACTCAAGGCAATGAGATGGGATAAGTATTTTCACAAGTTACTCCTCAGTCACAACAGCATTCTGTTTCACCGCAGGATGGTATAACTCCGAACCTGACTGCAGAAACTCAGCAGACTTCTGACGCATACCCTCAACTCTTTCGTCAGAAAGTGAAGAGTCATCAAGCATTTTGATTTCTATCGCGTGATCCGCCGCGACTTGTTCTTTGTTATTGGCGTACTCCCTCACTTCTTGTGAGATCTTCATTGAACAGAACTTAGGACCACACATAGAACAGAAATGAGCGACCTTTCCAGACTCTTGAGGAAGAGTCTCATCGTGAAAAGCACGAGCAGTTACTGGATCGAGAGAAAGATTAAATTGGTCTTCCCAACGGAACTCAAAACGAGCCTTAGATAAAGCATTGTCACGGACTTGAGCACCCGGATGTCCCTTGGCAAGATCCGCAGCATGTGCAGCCAATTTATAGGTGATAAGCCCTGTTTTCACATCTTCCTTATTGGGTAAACCGAGATGCTCTTTAGGTGTTACATAACAAAGCATGGCACAGCCATACCAACCAATCATCGCCGCACCGATACCGGAAGTAATGTGGTCATAGCCAGGTGCAATATCCGTTGTCAGTGGACCAAGCGTATAGAAAGGCGCTTCATGGCAGTGCTTCAACTGTTCATCCATGTTCTCTCTAATCATGTGCATTGGTACATGCCCAGGGCCTTCGATAAACACCTGAACATCATAATCCCATGCAATTTTGCATAGCTCGCCGAGTGTTCTAAGCTCTGCAAACTGCGCTTCATCATTTGCATCAGCAACCGAACCCGGACGCAAGCCATCGCCTAAAGAAAGCGAGACATCATACTTAGCACAGATCTCACAAATCTCGCGAAAATGGGTATAGAGGAAGTTTTCCTGATGATGAGCTAAGCACCATTTTGCGATGATAGAGCCACCTCGCGACACAATGCCCGTAACACGCTTGGCTGTCATAGGTACGTAGCGAAGCAATAAGCCAGCGTGAATAGTGAAGTAATCAACACCCTGTTCAGCTTGTTCAAGTAAGGTATCTCGCATTACTTCCCATGTGAGGTTCTCAGCTACACCATTCACTTTTTCTA includes:
- the thiC gene encoding phosphomethylpyrimidine synthase ThiC, translating into MSNRKQARLEAKQFIETLSVQPYPNSTKTYVTGSRPDLRVPMREIALADSLVGGSKDAPIFEPNEPISVYDTSGVYTDPEHQIDLYSGLPKLRSHWVEERNDTEILHSMSSEYAQQRLDDHTLDELRYGNLPLIRRAKEGKRVTQLHYARQGIITPEMEFIALRENMGNRRYQDEQLNQQHPGQSFDANLPKDITPEFVRKEVAEGRAVIPCNINHPEAEPMIIGRNFLVKVNANIGNSSVSSSIEEEVEKLVWATRWGADTVMDLSTGRNIHETREWILRNSPVPIGTVPMYQALEKVNGVAENLTWEVMRDTLLEQAEQGVDYFTIHAGLLLRYVPMTAKRVTGIVSRGGSIIAKWCLAHHQENFLYTHFREICEICAKYDVSLSLGDGLRPGSVADANDEAQFAELRTLGELCKIAWDYDVQVFIEGPGHVPMHMIRENMDEQLKHCHEAPFYTLGPLTTDIAPGYDHITSGIGAAMIGWYGCAMLCYVTPKEHLGLPNKEDVKTGLITYKLAAHAADLAKGHPGAQVRDNALSKARFEFRWEDQFNLSLDPVTARAFHDETLPQESGKVAHFCSMCGPKFCSMKISQEVREYANNKEQVAADHAIEIKMLDDSSLSDERVEGMRQKSAEFLQSGSELYHPAVKQNAVVTEE